Proteins from a genomic interval of Chitinophagaceae bacterium:
- a CDS encoding PadR family transcriptional regulator, translating to MNLENTEVQMRKGILEFCVLHIISRGEVYASDMLQELTSAKIMIVEGTLYPLLTRLRKAGFVDYKWIESNSGPPRKYYTITEKGLEFLQKLYHTWQELVSSTEVIIQKNINKS from the coding sequence ATGAATTTAGAAAACACAGAAGTTCAGATGCGAAAAGGAATATTAGAATTTTGTGTTCTACACATTATTTCGAGAGGTGAAGTGTATGCTTCAGATATGCTACAAGAGCTCACTTCTGCAAAAATTATGATAGTGGAAGGTACTCTCTACCCACTCCTTACCCGTTTACGGAAAGCGGGATTTGTAGATTACAAGTGGATTGAGTCCAATTCTGGTCCTCCTCGGAAATATTATACTATTACAGAGAAAGGATTGGAATTTTTACAAAAATTATATCACACATGGCAGGAGCTGGTAAGTTCCACAGAAGTTATTATTCAAAAAAATATTAATAAATCATAA